The DNA region CTGGCGCGGCACGGCCGCCGCGGCGCCCTGCTTGTCGCCGGACAGGTACTTCTCCTGGATCTCGGCGGCGGCCTTCTCGTAGCCCATCCGCTGGGCGAGCTGGTTGTAGAAGTTCTGCTTGCGGCTGCCCATGCCGCCGACGTACAGCGCGGTGTAGGGGCGGAACATGTCGGCGAGCGCGTCGATGTCGTCGCCGAGCGCGATCGGCAGCGTCGGGTGGACGTCGAAGCCGTCCATCGTCAGTCCGGCCTTCTCGCGGCCCGCGCGCAGGTGGCGAAGGGTGGTCTCCTCCAGGTGCTCGGCGGCCGGGAAGATGAGCAGCGCGCCGTCGGCGATCTCGCCGGTCTGCTCCAGGTTCTTCGGGCCGATGGCCGCGATGTAGAGCGGGATGTGCGGGCGGGTGGGGTGGACGGTGAGCTTGATCGGCTTGCCCGGGCCGTCCGGCAGCGGCAGCGTCCAGTGCTCGCCCTGGTGGGTGAGGCGCTCGCGGGTCATCGCCTTGCGGACGATCTCGACGTACTCGCGGGTGCGGGCGAGCGGCTTGTCGAACTTGACGCCGTACCAGCCCTCGGAGACCTGCGGGCCGGAGACGCCGAGGCCGAGCCGGAAGCGGCCGCCGGAGAGCGAGTCGAGGGTGGCGGCGGTCATCGCCGTCATCGCGGGCTGCCGGGCCGGGATCTGCATGATCGCCGAACCGACGTCGATCCGCTCGGTCTTGGCGGCGACCCAGGAGAGCACGGTGGGGGCGTCGGAGCCGTACGCCTCCGCCGCCCAGCACACGTCGTAGCCGAGGCGGTCCGCCTCCTGGGCCACGGCCAGGTTGTCGCCGTCCATGCCCGCGCCCCAGTAGCCGAGGTTGATGCCGAGCCGCATGCCACGTACCCCTTACCCATCGGTAACGTCCCTGTGCGGGGACTCTAGCGCGCGGCCCCGGCATTCGTCAGGAGCCGATCGGGCACGGGTCGGCGCGGGGCGCCGGCTCCTCGAACGGGTGGCCTGTGGACAGGTTGTCCACAGGGTCTCTCCGCGTGGTGCCGTGGCCAGTAATCTCGCGGCCATGGAGCAGAGGCATCTCGGACGTACCGGCCTGCGCGTGTCCCGGCTCGGGCTCGGCACCCTCACCTGGGGCCGGGACACCGACGAGCACGACGCGGCCGAGCAGTTGAAGGCGTTCTGGGACGCGGGCGGCACGCTCGTGGACACCGCGGACGTGTACGGGGGCGGCGAGGCGGAGTATCTGCTCGGGCGGCTGATCGACGAGCGGTCCGGTCTGGTGCCGCGCCGCGACCTGGTGATCTCCACCAAGGCGGGCAGCGTGCCCGACCCGGACCGGCGCACGGACGGCTCGCGCGGGCATCTGCTCGCCGCGCTCGACGCCTCGCTCGCGAGGCTCGGCACGGACTACGTGGACCTGTGGCAGCTGCACGCCCCGGACCCCCACACCCCGCTGGAGGAGTCCCTGCAGGCCCTCGACATCGCGGTGCGCACCGGCCGCGCGCGCTATGTGGGGGTGGCCGGCTTCTGCGGCTGGCAGCTGGCCAGGGCCGGCACCTGGCAACTGGCCGGGGACCGGACGCGGCTGGCCGGGACGCAGATGGAGTACTCGCTGCTGCAGCGGGGCGTCGAGCGCGAGGTGCTCCCCGCCGCGCTCGACCTCGGCATCGGGCTGCTGCCCTCCTCGCCGCTCGGGCGCGGGGTGCTCACCGGGAAGTACCGGCACGGCACCCCGGCCGACTCGCGCGGCGGCTCGGAGGCCCTGGCGCCCTTCGTCGAGCCCTATCTCGACGACACGGCGGGCCGGATCGTGGACGCGGTGCGCACGGCCGCGGACGGTCTCGCCACCACCCCGCTGCATGTCGCCCTCGCCTGGGTCCGCGACCGCCCCGGGGTCACCGCCCCGGTCGTCGGCGCGCGCAACGCGCAGCAGCTCGCGACCGCTTTGTCAGTGGAGAGCCTTAGTCTTCCTGACGAGATCTGCCGGGCCCTCGACGACGTGTCGGCGCCCGTGCACCGCTATCCGGATCACGACTGGAGCACCTTGTGACCGAGCCTTCCGGCGACACCGCGCCGCCCGAGGCCGACGAGCCCACCGCCGACGCCCAGGAGGCGCCCGCCGCACCCGGCACGGAGCCGGAGCCGGGTCCGGAGGAGCCCGGGACCGAGGAGCCCGGGACCGCCGAGGCCGGCGCCACGGAGGCCGGAGCGGAGGGCGCCGAGCCCGGGCTTTCCGAGGCGCAGGCGGAGCTGGCCGCGCAGCGGGAGCTGCGGGAGAAGATCGAGCGGCGCAAGGCGGAGCGGGGTGCGCCCGTCGAGGCGGGCGGCAAGCTGACGGGCACGGCCGCCGACCTGCTCGCCGCCGTCCGGGCGGTGGAGAGCGGCGAGAAGCCGGTCTCGGTCCCGCGCGCCGCGGTGCCGATTCCCGCGCCCACGCCGGAGCGGACCGCCCCGGCGGCGCCGCCGGAGACGACCGTGCGCCCGCCGGCCCCCGAGGCGCCGGTGGCGACCGAGGAGACCACGGAGGCCGTCCGGCAGGTCCTCCAGCGCGGCGGGGCCCCCGAGACGCTGGCCGCCCCGGTGGCCGCCGTGCTCGGCGAGGGCGCCGCCCGGGCCCTCGCGGACGACCCCTGGCAGCTGCTCGCGGTGCCGGGCGTGCGCCCCGAGCAGGCCGACGGCTTCGCCCGGGCGCTGCTCGGCGCGGAGTGCGGCCCCGCCGACCCGCGCCGCGCGGTGGCCCTCACCGCCTGGCTCCTGGAGCAGGCGGTCCTCAAGGGGCACACCGCCCTGGAGATCGGCGCCGTCCGCGACGCCCTCGCCCGGCTCTCGGTGCCCGAGCCGGACAAGGCCGTCGACCTGGCGGTGTCCGAGGCCGCCATCCTCGTCTTCCAGGAGGAGGAGCAGGAGGAGCCGGAGGACGAGACCGAGACCGAGGGCGAGGCCGCCGCCGCGCCGGCCCCCGGCCCCGAGGTGCCGGTGCTGCTCGGCCTGGAGCGGTACGCGCTCGCGGAGGAGAGCCTGGCCGACGGGCTCGCCCGGCTGATCCGTACGGCCGAGGCGGCCGAGTGGGACGGCCCCGAGCTGGCGCGGGCCGCCGGGGCGCACGGGCTCGTGCTGCACACCGGCGGCGAGGCCGCCCGCGCCGAACCGGCCGCGCTGGCCGAGGCGGCCCGCGCGCGCGGCCTGCGGGTCGCGCTCGCGGCGCACACCGCGCGGGACGGCGCCCTGCCGGTGGCCGCGCTGCTGTCCGGCGCGGCCGGACCGGGCCGGGACGCCGAGGGCACCCTCGCCCTGGACCTGCTCGTGGTCCTGGACGCGCCGCAGCTCGACGTGGAGACGGCGGCCACGCTGGTCGAGGCGCTCCCGGACGGCTGCCGCCTGGTGCTCAGCGGCGATCCGTACGTCCTGGGCGCGGCGGGCCCCGGCAGGGTGTTCGCCGATCTGCTCGCCGCGAAGGTGACCCCGCAGATCGCCTCCCGGGTGCCCGACCCGGGCCCGATCGGCGAGCTGGTCTCGGGCATCGGCGCCGGCGAGCTGAACCAGGTGGCCGCTCCCGGCAAGGAGGTCGTGATCGTCCCGGTCCGGGACGCCGGCGAGGCGGTGCACCGCACGGTGCAGCTGGTCGCCGACTCGATCCCGCGGGCCATCGGCGTACCCACCGAGCAGACCCAGGTGATCACCGTGGGCCATGGCGGCTCGGCCGGCACCCGCGCGCTGAACGCGGCGCTCAAGGAGCGCCTCAACCCCGGCCCGGGCCGCTTCGGCGGCTTCGACCCGGGCGACCGGGTGGCCCACTCCCCCGCCCCTGGCCGGACGGTGACCGGCACGGTCGTCTCGGCCGACGCCGAGGGCCTGCACCTGGACTGCGCGGGCGAGCGGGTCGTCGTACCGAAGGAGCGGGTCGAGTCCGCGCTGCGGCACGGCTGGGCGCTGACCGCGCACCAGGCCGCCGGGGCGCGCTGGCCCGCGGCGGTCGTGGTGCTGCCCGGCGACGCGGCCGGCGGCCTCACCCGCTCCTGGGTCTACACGGCCTTCGGCCGCGCGGAGCGCCATCTGTCCGTGGTCCACGGGGTCGAGCAGGCGCTGCCGAGGGCGGTGGCCGAGGGCCGCGAACCGGAGCGCACGACTCGGCTGCGGCCCCTCCTGGAGGCGCTGCTGCACGAGGAGGACGAGGCCGGGGCGTAGGCCGGGTCTTCCCGACGTAGGCCGGGTCTTCCAGATCTCGCCGTCCGGGCATGGACAAGGGCGCCCTCCCCGCTCGCCGCGGGGAGGGCGCCCTGTGCGTGACGGGCCGGGCCCGGCGGGCCCGGGCTCAGGCCTGGGAGACCCGGGCCGCCGGTTCCTCCTCGTCCGTCTCGTCGTCGAAGACGGCGCTGATGTCGAAGCGGCACACGAGGTGCTCGGGGTCGGCCTGGTCGAAGGGGGCGTTCAGCCACTCCCCCGGTTCGGGCAGGTCGTCGGCGGCCTCGACCCAGAGGGTGGAGTCGCCCTCCTCCAGGCCGAATTCCTTGTGCCGGGACGCGATTTCGTCAGGTTCGTACTCGCCGAACACGATCCCGAGCGCCGCGTGCGTGGTCCCCGCGCCCTCCTCCCGGTCCAGGTCGGTGACCCGGCGGGCCTGGGCGATCAGGCGCTGCGGCTCGACCACGGCGTAGTCGCGGCGGATCAGCACGCTGAGGGCATGCGGCTCCTCCGGGCCCGCGTAGGGCGGCAGGGAGTCGTCGGCGCCCGGGATCTCGAAGGGCGTGACCTCGTCGTACCGGTCGTAGAGGGCCTCGTCGTACGCCTCCGCCGCCGCGGCGAGCGCGTTGAAGGCCTCGTAGACGGCCGGGTCGTCGTCCCCGGTGCGGCGTTCGACCGCCGCGAGGTGACGGTCCAGTGCGGCTTTGACCGCCTCGGCGGCGGCGCGTACCTCGGCAGCGGTGGGCTGCGCAGCATCAGACATAGGACAGACGCTATCCGTACCGGGCCCTTGGCCGCACAATAGATGCGATGCCGGAATACGAATTTGTCGACGTGTACGTGCCGCGTGGCGTCTCCCGCAAGGAGACGACGCGGCTCCTGACCGACCATGCCGAGTACGGACACTGGGAGTTGGACCGCCTGAGCCTGCGCCGGGACGGCAGCCGCAGGGTACGGCTGAAGCGCCGCATCATCCGTCAGATCCGCGCCACCTGGTGACATGAGGAAGGGGCCCCGCGACCGCGGGGCCCCTGCTTTTCTCGCGCTGCGGCCGGGACTAGGCGGCGCTGCGGGCCCGGCGGTAGATCACCGAGCCGGCGAGCAGCAGGCCGGCGCCGGCGGGCACGATCAGGCCGAGCGGACCGGCACCGGTGCTCGCGAGCTCCTCGGTGGGCCCGTTCGGCGTGAGGGACCGCGTACTCGGCGTGTTCGGCCCGTGCGAGGCGCCGGGAGTGCCCGGGTGCTCGCCCTCGCCGCGCGGGGGCGTGCTCGGGGTGCCGGGCGTCTCCGGCGTCCCCGGGGTCTCGGGCGTGCCGGGGTGTCCCGGGGTGGTCGGCTCGACGCCGTAGCCGCAGTCGTTGCCGTAGGCCGCGTTGCCGGCACCGACGCCCGTGACGCTGTTCCCGCAGACGTTGACGGGGGCGTCGATCGGGACCTCGACGGTGTTGCCGGAGCCGACGCCCGGGGAGTCGGAGCCGTGACCGCCTGCCTGGGAGCCGCCCTCGTCGCCGTAACCGCCGGGGCTCCCCGGGCTGCCGGGACCGCCGGGGCTGCTGGGACCGCCCGGCGCTCCGGAACCGCCCTGGTTGGCACAGGAGTTGCCGGACACCGGGTTCAGCAGTCCGATGACGGAGACGGTGTTGCCGCAGACGTTGACCGGCGCGTGGACCGGGACCTGCACGGTGTTGCCGGACGCGACGCCCGGCGAGTCGGCCGCGGCGCCGCTCGCGCCGGACGAGGCGTGGGCGTAGCCCCCGCCGAGGGCGATCATGCCGCCGGCCGCGGCGACCGTGATGATGCTCTTGCGCGTGATGACGCGTGTGACCTGTCGCATTGTGGGTTACCTGCTTCTCGGCTCGTGACGAAATGGCCACCGGCCCCGGAGTGCATGGCACGCACTCCGGGGCCGGTCCGGGCTCAGACCCTCAGGGGGTCGAGACAGAACGTCAGGCGTTGACGCAGGTGTTGCCGAAGGACGGGTTCAGCAGCCCGATGATGGACACCGTGTTGCCGCACACGTTCACGGGAACGTGAACCGGCACCTGGACGACGTTGCCCGAGAGGACACCGGGGGAACCGATGGCCGCACCCTGGGCACCCGCGTCGGCGACGGCCATGCCCGCACCCGCGAGAACGAGACCGCCGGTGGCAGCCGCAGCAGCGACGACCTTCTTGATCATTATTCCTCCTTGTTGGCAAATGCGGTCCCAGCCGCGGACCGCACCACCTGTAACGAGGGGGAATCTTGGGGGCTACGAGCCCCCTCGGGCATTCACTCTTTCCGGTGCCTCGTGGACGCGCGGTCGATTCCGCGCTCAGCTCGCGTCGAGGAAACGGTCCAGGACGCGGACGCCGAACTTGAGCCCGTCCACCGGGACCCGCTCGTCCACCCCGTGGAACATGCCGGCGAAGTCCAGCTCCGGCGGCAGCTGGAGCGGCGCGAAGCCGAAGCAGCGGATGCCGAGGTCGTCGAAGGACTTGGCGTCGGTGCCGCCGGAGAGCATGTACGGCACGGCCCGGGCGATCGGGTCCTCGGCCCGCAGCGCCACCTGCATGGCGTCGACCAGGGCGCCGTCGAAGCTGGTCTCCAGGGCCTTGTCGCCGTGCACGTCCTCGCGCTTCACGCGCGGGCCGAGGATGCGGTCGAGGTCGGCCAGGAACTCCTCCTCGTATCCGGGCAGGAAGCGGCCGTCCACGTGCGCGGTGGCCTGGCCGGGGATGACGTTCACCTTGTATCCGGCGCCGAGCATGGTGGGGGCGGCGGAGTTGCGCAGGGTGGCGCCGACCATCTTGGCGATGCCGCCCAGCTTGGCGAGGGTGGCGTCCATGTCCTCGGGGTCGAGCGGGGTGCCGAGGGCGTCCGAGAGCTCGTCCAGGAAGGACCGCACGGTCTTGGTGACCCGCACCGGCCACTGGTGGCGGCCGAGCCGGCCGACGGCCTCGCACAGCTCGGTGATCGCGTTGTCGTTGTTGGTCATGGAGCCGTGCCCGGCGGTGCCCTCGACGGTCAGCCGCATCCAGTGCATGCCCTTCTGGGCCGTCTCGACCAGGTAGAGCCGCAGGTTCTCGTTGACGGTGAAGGAGAAGCCGCCGACCTCGCCGATCGCCTCCGTCACACCTTCGAACAGATCGCGGTGGTGGTCGACCAGATGGCGGGCGCCGTAGGTGCCGCCGGCCTCCTCGTCGGCCATGAAGGCGAGGACGACGTCGCGCGGGGGCTTGCGGCCGCTGCGCATCCGCTCGCGAACGACCGCGAGGGTCATCGCGTCCATGTCCTTCATGTCGACGGCGCCGCGGCCCCACACGCACCCGTCGGCGACCTCGCCGGAGAAGGGGTGGTGGGTCCAGTCCTCCGCGTTGGCCGGCACCACGTCGGTGTGCCCGTGGATGAGCAGGGCCGGCCGCGAGGGGTCCTCGCCCTCGATCCGGGCCACGGTGGAGGCCCGTCCCTTGTGCGACTCGATGATCTTCGGCTCCAGGCCGACCTCGGCGAGCTTCTCGGCGACGTACTCGGCCGCCGCCCGCTCGCCCGGCCCCGAGTGGTCGCCGTAGTTGCTGGTGTCGATACGGATGAGGTCCCGGCACAGGTCGACGACCTCGTCCTCGCCCGTCAGGCCCCGGCCGGTGTTCGACTCGCTCACGCTGTTCCTCCCGCTGCGCGCCCCATGACTGTGGTCCCCCTATCCTCGCCCGCCGCCCCGTCCCGGCCCAAGGCCCCCCGCCCCGCGGCACCGGGGCGGCCCCGGGGTGGTGATCGACCGCCCCAGATGTTTGCTATGGTTTTCCTCGTCGGAAGGGGCCGAGAGCCCCGGAGGACACACCCCGTCCGGGTGGCGGAATGGCAGACGCGCTAGCTTGAGGTGCTAGTGCCCTTTATCGGGCGTGGGGGTTCAAGTCCCCCCTCGGACACCAGCCGAAAGGCCCCACAGCGATGTGGGGCCTTTTCGCATGTCAGGCGCACGCCGGTCGCCTGTCGGCCGCCCGTTACGGTGGGGGCGTGCGACGCAGAGCCAAGGCCCCCTCCTCTCCCCTCCCGCAGCGCGACGGGATCGATGCCGTGCGGGTCCGGCTGCCCGAGGATCCGGACGGCGCCTGGGCGACCGTCGGCGCGTTCCTGGTCGGTCGGTACGGGGCGGCCGTCGGGGTGGGGCGGGTCGAGGGGATGCTGCGCGAGGGTCGGTTCGTCGGGGTCGACGGGCGGGCCGTCGCGGCGGGCGAGGCGTACGGGGCCGGGCGGTATCTGTGGTTCCACCGGGAGTTCCCGGCCGAGGAGCGGGTGCCGGGCGAGGTGCGGGTGGTGTACCGGGACGAGCGGATCGTCGTGGCGGACAAGCCGCACTTCCTGGCGACGATGCCGCGCGGGGGCCATGTGAAGGAGACGCTCCTCGCGCGGCTGCGGCGGGACCTCGGGCTGCCGGAGCTGCAGCCGGCGCACCGGCTCGACCGGCTGACGGCGGGCCTGGTGCTGTGTGTCGTACGGCCGGAGGACCGCGGGGCGTACCAGACGCTGTTCCGGGACCGGGCCGTGGGCAAGTCGTACGAGGCGGTGGCGCCGTACGACCCGGCGGTGGAGCTGCCGGTGACCGTGCGGAGCCGGATCGAGAAGGAACGCGGGGTGCTGGCCGCCCGGGAGGTGCCGGGCGAGCCGAACGCCGAGAGCCGGATCGAGCTCCTCGCGCACCGGGGCGGGCTTGCCCGGTACCGGCTGGTGCCGGTGACCGGGCGGACCCATCAGCTGCGGGTGCACATGAACGCGCTCGGGCTGCCGATCCGCCACGATCCCCTGTATCCGGTGGTCCGTGCGGACGGGCCGGAGGACTTCGGGCGGCCGCTGCAGCTGCTCGCGCGGTCGCTGGTGTTCACCGACCCGGTCACGG from Streptomyces fradiae includes:
- a CDS encoding DUF5703 family protein, giving the protein MPEYEFVDVYVPRGVSRKETTRLLTDHAEYGHWELDRLSLRRDGSRRVRLKRRIIRQIRATW
- a CDS encoding aldo/keto reductase: MEQRHLGRTGLRVSRLGLGTLTWGRDTDEHDAAEQLKAFWDAGGTLVDTADVYGGGEAEYLLGRLIDERSGLVPRRDLVISTKAGSVPDPDRRTDGSRGHLLAALDASLARLGTDYVDLWQLHAPDPHTPLEESLQALDIAVRTGRARYVGVAGFCGWQLARAGTWQLAGDRTRLAGTQMEYSLLQRGVEREVLPAALDLGIGLLPSSPLGRGVLTGKYRHGTPADSRGGSEALAPFVEPYLDDTAGRIVDAVRTAADGLATTPLHVALAWVRDRPGVTAPVVGARNAQQLATALSVESLSLPDEICRALDDVSAPVHRYPDHDWSTL
- the chpH gene encoding chaplin ChpH; protein product: MIKKVVAAAAATGGLVLAGAGMAVADAGAQGAAIGSPGVLSGNVVQVPVHVPVNVCGNTVSIIGLLNPSFGNTCVNA
- a CDS encoding pseudouridine synthase, producing MRRRAKAPSSPLPQRDGIDAVRVRLPEDPDGAWATVGAFLVGRYGAAVGVGRVEGMLREGRFVGVDGRAVAAGEAYGAGRYLWFHREFPAEERVPGEVRVVYRDERIVVADKPHFLATMPRGGHVKETLLARLRRDLGLPELQPAHRLDRLTAGLVLCVVRPEDRGAYQTLFRDRAVGKSYEAVAPYDPAVELPVTVRSRIEKERGVLAAREVPGEPNAESRIELLAHRGGLARYRLVPVTGRTHQLRVHMNALGLPIRHDPLYPVVRADGPEDFGRPLQLLARSLVFTDPVTGELRKFLSPRPLQGLDGLNGLA
- a CDS encoding chaplin family protein; the protein is MRQVTRVITRKSIITVAAAGGMIALGGGYAHASSGASGAAADSPGVASGNTVQVPVHAPVNVCGNTVSVIGLLNPVSGNSCANQGGSGAPGGPSSPGGPGSPGSPGGYGDEGGSQAGGHGSDSPGVGSGNTVEVPIDAPVNVCGNSVTGVGAGNAAYGNDCGYGVEPTTPGHPGTPETPGTPETPGTPSTPPRGEGEHPGTPGASHGPNTPSTRSLTPNGPTEELASTGAGPLGLIVPAGAGLLLAGSVIYRRARSAA
- a CDS encoding helix-hairpin-helix domain-containing protein, with amino-acid sequence MTEPSGDTAPPEADEPTADAQEAPAAPGTEPEPGPEEPGTEEPGTAEAGATEAGAEGAEPGLSEAQAELAAQRELREKIERRKAERGAPVEAGGKLTGTAADLLAAVRAVESGEKPVSVPRAAVPIPAPTPERTAPAAPPETTVRPPAPEAPVATEETTEAVRQVLQRGGAPETLAAPVAAVLGEGAARALADDPWQLLAVPGVRPEQADGFARALLGAECGPADPRRAVALTAWLLEQAVLKGHTALEIGAVRDALARLSVPEPDKAVDLAVSEAAILVFQEEEQEEPEDETETEGEAAAAPAPGPEVPVLLGLERYALAEESLADGLARLIRTAEAAEWDGPELARAAGAHGLVLHTGGEAARAEPAALAEAARARGLRVALAAHTARDGALPVAALLSGAAGPGRDAEGTLALDLLVVLDAPQLDVETAATLVEALPDGCRLVLSGDPYVLGAAGPGRVFADLLAAKVTPQIASRVPDPGPIGELVSGIGAGELNQVAAPGKEVVIVPVRDAGEAVHRTVQLVADSIPRAIGVPTEQTQVITVGHGGSAGTRALNAALKERLNPGPGRFGGFDPGDRVAHSPAPGRTVTGTVVSADAEGLHLDCAGERVVVPKERVESALRHGWALTAHQAAGARWPAAVVVLPGDAAGGLTRSWVYTAFGRAERHLSVVHGVEQALPRAVAEGREPERTTRLRPLLEALLHEEDEAGA
- a CDS encoding LLM class F420-dependent oxidoreductase, which encodes MRLGINLGYWGAGMDGDNLAVAQEADRLGYDVCWAAEAYGSDAPTVLSWVAAKTERIDVGSAIMQIPARQPAMTAMTAATLDSLSGGRFRLGLGVSGPQVSEGWYGVKFDKPLARTREYVEIVRKAMTRERLTHQGEHWTLPLPDGPGKPIKLTVHPTRPHIPLYIAAIGPKNLEQTGEIADGALLIFPAAEHLEETTLRHLRAGREKAGLTMDGFDVHPTLPIALGDDIDALADMFRPYTALYVGGMGSRKQNFYNQLAQRMGYEKAAAEIQEKYLSGDKQGAAAAVPRQLIDQTALLGGVDRIADRMKAYASAGVTTLTLSPAGFTLDERLAALRAGVEALERAGLAS
- a CDS encoding M20/M25/M40 family metallo-hydrolase encodes the protein MSESNTGRGLTGEDEVVDLCRDLIRIDTSNYGDHSGPGERAAAEYVAEKLAEVGLEPKIIESHKGRASTVARIEGEDPSRPALLIHGHTDVVPANAEDWTHHPFSGEVADGCVWGRGAVDMKDMDAMTLAVVRERMRSGRKPPRDVVLAFMADEEAGGTYGARHLVDHHRDLFEGVTEAIGEVGGFSFTVNENLRLYLVETAQKGMHWMRLTVEGTAGHGSMTNNDNAITELCEAVGRLGRHQWPVRVTKTVRSFLDELSDALGTPLDPEDMDATLAKLGGIAKMVGATLRNSAAPTMLGAGYKVNVIPGQATAHVDGRFLPGYEEEFLADLDRILGPRVKREDVHGDKALETSFDGALVDAMQVALRAEDPIARAVPYMLSGGTDAKSFDDLGIRCFGFAPLQLPPELDFAGMFHGVDERVPVDGLKFGVRVLDRFLDAS